GCTATTTCTACTTGGTCAGGTCTTTCGGCGAAGTGCCGATGCCTCTTTTGCCTTCCGATACCGACAAGCAGGATATTTATCTTGAGAAAAGTAGCGAGCAGGCTGTGGTCAATCAGATTATTGACGATTTGACCAAAGCCGAAAAAATCATTTCCGACGACTACGGCAAACTGGAAGAGAACAAGGGACGAGGAACAAAATCCGCCGTTCGCGCATTGCTGGCCGATGTATATATGTGGGCCGAGAATTACCCTAAGGCTATTCTTTATTGCGATAAGATTTTCAATCGCGCCGCCCACGGCCTGTTGCCGGGCGAGCGTTGGTTTGACATTTTCGCCAAAGGAAATACCAACGAGGGAATCTATGAACTCCAAACCGATAGAGAGGTCGCTCAGCAGACGCTCAGATACCAAAAGACACTAGTGCCTGTCGGGAATACGCGTTTCAAAGCGTCATCTGCTTTGAAGAAATTGTTTAACCAAGCCGATATCCGCGGTGAGGAAGTCTCTTATCGCGGAGATGGAGCGGGTGGGATCGCTGGAAACATATGGAAATATATGGGCCTGACCACCGCAAAGGAAAGTGTGGTTCGGGTGCGTAATGTTGGGGATGAGGAACTTGCCAACTGGATCGTTTACCGTCTGGCCGACATTATCCTTCTCAAAGCCGAGGCCCTGATCCAGACAGGTGATTTCTTAGGAGCGCAAAGGCTGATCAACAATGTCCGCCAGCGCGCTGGTCTTGGCGCCTTGATTCTCCCTACGGATAAGGCCGAAGCGGAGGACAAACTGCTCGAAGAGCGCGCCCGCGAGTTCGCTTTCGAGGGAAAACGTTGGTTCGATATGCTTCGCGTAGCCAAGCGAAACGAGTACGCCCGCAAGGATCTCCTTATCGAAATCCTTACCGAAAACGTATCGCCGTCGCAACTGCCGATCTGGAAAAGTAAGCTTTCGGACCCTTTGAGCTACTATTGGCCATTGCCGAGAGTAGAGGTGGAGAACAACCAGAACCTCAAGCAGAATCCTTATTACGAACAAACGGCCCGCTAGAACATGGAAATGATTGAAAGAAACATACTGTTCCGGAAGCTGGGTGCGTTCGCCGTCGTTTTCGCTTCGATGTGGGCTTTCGCCTCTTGTAGCGACGACGTGGACGAACAGTTCACCACTTCCGAGGAGCTGACTATCGTACAGTTCCTGAACCAAAACGATTCCATCTATTCGGATTGGGTAAAGGTGATTGAGAAATCCGATATCGAGGGATCGCTGAACGCATACGGAACCTATACCCACTTCGCCCCGACGAACAAGGCGATGGGCAAATTCCTTCAGGAATTGGGGATTTCGTCGGTGGATGATATGGAAAAAGACTTGGCCAAACTCGTGGCCCGCTACCATACTTTGGCGACCAGTTATCCGACCACGGCCTTCGAACACGGCGTTTTGGCCGATACCACCGCTTCGGGCGACCGTCTCAGCACTTCGTTCGGCGAAGGCGGATTACGTTCGATTATGGTAAACGACCAGTCCAAAATTGTTGGGCGCGACGTGGAATGCTCGAATGGTTTCGTCCACACGCTGGACGAGGTTTTGAGACCCGTTACCAAATCGCTTTATGATGTTATCAAAGCGAATCCCGATTTGGGGATTTTCGCCCAGGCATTGGCCGAAACAGGCCTTAGCGATACGCTGACAAAGATTACGGCCGGAAGCCGGAAGATGTACGCGACCGTTTTGGTGGAATCTGACGAGACTTTTAAGAAAGCCGGAATCAATTCATTTGACGAATTGAAAGCCCGCTACAGCGATACGCCGAATATGAAAGACAAAGCTAACGGCTTGTATAAGTTTATGCATTACCACTGCGTATCCGGCTCCGTTTATTCTTCCGATTTTATCAGTAACCTGTACCCGACTTTCAACGACGCGTTGATCAACGTCAGGATCACCAACGAGATTAGAATCAATCCGCTGGTGGGCGAGGACGATGTGGAGACGTCGAACGGACTGAATATGGACAAAGTCAATATTCCCGCTAAAAACGGCGTTTATCACTATCTCAACGACGTGATGCCGTTTTATCAGCCGGATCCGGTGGAATACGTGTTCGACCTTCAGGGAATCCGCGACATGCAGCCTTTCCGCAAGCCGTCGAACCACCGTAACGTTTATTTCCCAAAAGACCTGCCTTCTCTCGACATTCAGGGCAGTTTCGATTGGTTCGTTTACG
This Fulvitalea axinellae DNA region includes the following protein-coding sequences:
- a CDS encoding RagB/SusD family nutrient uptake outer membrane protein: MRKTKYMFLALAMLLGASCTSWLEIGPENDIVLEDYWKSKEDIESAVFAAYGGLARQQTKMFEWGELRGDALEATTETDEDAQKAMRLEIFPESEFAKWDGFYKTINRANTVLKYGPTVQDYDESLTDEDLGALMGEAYFLRALSYFYLVRSFGEVPMPLLPSDTDKQDIYLEKSSEQAVVNQIIDDLTKAEKIISDDYGKLEENKGRGTKSAVRALLADVYMWAENYPKAILYCDKIFNRAAHGLLPGERWFDIFAKGNTNEGIYELQTDREVAQQTLRYQKTLVPVGNTRFKASSALKKLFNQADIRGEEVSYRGDGAGGIAGNIWKYMGLTTAKESVVRVRNVGDEELANWIVYRLADIILLKAEALIQTGDFLGAQRLINNVRQRAGLGALILPTDKAEAEDKLLEERAREFAFEGKRWFDMLRVAKRNEYARKDLLIEILTENVSPSQLPIWKSKLSDPLSYYWPLPRVEVENNQNLKQNPYYEQTAR
- a CDS encoding fasciclin domain-containing protein, which translates into the protein MEMIERNILFRKLGAFAVVFASMWAFASCSDDVDEQFTTSEELTIVQFLNQNDSIYSDWVKVIEKSDIEGSLNAYGTYTHFAPTNKAMGKFLQELGISSVDDMEKDLAKLVARYHTLATSYPTTAFEHGVLADTTASGDRLSTSFGEGGLRSIMVNDQSKIVGRDVECSNGFVHTLDEVLRPVTKSLYDVIKANPDLGIFAQALAETGLSDTLTKITAGSRKMYATVLVESDETFKKAGINSFDELKARYSDTPNMKDKANGLYKFMHYHCVSGSVYSSDFISNLYPTFNDALINVRITNEIRINPLVGEDDVETSNGLNMDKVNIPAKNGVYHYLNDVMPFYQPDPVEYVFDLQGIRDMQPFRKPSNHRNVYFPKDLPSLDIQGSFDWFVYEANRGGYRGRDFFWIVSSGCSIEVETDPVIAGKYEVFISYGKAGDGTIMKMYVDGVPQSTYIDCHGGGYEEKSLGVFTFDETKKHKFKAEVIITPGRTVTQWDAVIFKPVKD